One segment of Canis aureus isolate CA01 chromosome 27, VMU_Caureus_v.1.0, whole genome shotgun sequence DNA contains the following:
- the MLEC gene encoding malectin isoform X3, translating into MKLPILRSNPEDQILYQTERYNEETFGYEVPIKEEGDYVLVLKFAEVYFAQSQQKVFDVRLNGHVVVKDLDIFDRVGHSTAHDEIIPMSIRKGKLSVQGEVSTFTGKLYIEFVKGYYDNPKVCALYIMAGTVDDVPKLQPHPGLEKKEEEEEEEEYDEGSNLKRQTNKNRVQSGPRTPNPYASDNSSLMFPILVAFGVFIPTLFCLCRL; encoded by the exons ATGAAACTGCCAATCCTGCGTTCCAACCCTGAGGACCAGATCCTGTATCAAACAGAGCGGTACAATGAGGAGACTTTTGGCTACGAAGTGCCCATCAAGGAGGAGGGGGACTACGTGCTGGTGTTGAAATTTGCTGAGGTCTACTTTGCACAGTCCCAGCAGAAG GTATTTGATGTGCGATTGAATGGCCATGTCGTGGTGAAGGACTTGGATATCTTTGATCGTGTTGGGCACAGCACAGCTCATGATGAAATCATCCCTATGAGCATCAGAAAGGGGAAGCTGAGTGTCCAAGGGGAGGTGTCCACCTTCACAGGGAAACTCTACATCGAGTTTGTTAAG GGGTACTATGACAATCCCAAAGTTTGTGCACTCTACATCATGGCTGGGACAGTGGATG ATGTACCAAAGCTGCAGCCTCATCCAGGcctggagaagaaagaggaggaagaagaagaagaagaatacgATGAAGGGTCTAATCTCAAAAGACAGACCAACAAGAACCGGGTGCAGTCGGGCCCACGCACGCCCAACCCCTATGCCTCGGACAACAGCAGCCTCATGTTTCCCATCCTGGTGGCCTTCGGAGTCTTCATTCCAACCCTCTTCTGCCTCTGCCGGTTGTGA
- the MLEC gene encoding malectin isoform X2 — translation MASDYGMKLPILRSNPEDQILYQTERYNEETFGYEVPIKEEGDYVLVLKFAEVYFAQSQQKVFDVRLNGHVVVKDLDIFDRVGHSTAHDEIIPMSIRKGKLSVQGEVSTFTGKLYIEFVKGYYDNPKVCALYIMAGTVDDVPKLQPHPGLEKKEEEEEEEEYDEGSNLKRQTNKNRVQSGPRTPNPYASDNSSLMFPILVAFGVFIPTLFCLCRL, via the exons CCTCCGACTATGGTATGAAACTGCCAATCCTGCGTTCCAACCCTGAGGACCAGATCCTGTATCAAACAGAGCGGTACAATGAGGAGACTTTTGGCTACGAAGTGCCCATCAAGGAGGAGGGGGACTACGTGCTGGTGTTGAAATTTGCTGAGGTCTACTTTGCACAGTCCCAGCAGAAG GTATTTGATGTGCGATTGAATGGCCATGTCGTGGTGAAGGACTTGGATATCTTTGATCGTGTTGGGCACAGCACAGCTCATGATGAAATCATCCCTATGAGCATCAGAAAGGGGAAGCTGAGTGTCCAAGGGGAGGTGTCCACCTTCACAGGGAAACTCTACATCGAGTTTGTTAAG GGGTACTATGACAATCCCAAAGTTTGTGCACTCTACATCATGGCTGGGACAGTGGATG ATGTACCAAAGCTGCAGCCTCATCCAGGcctggagaagaaagaggaggaagaagaagaagaagaatacgATGAAGGGTCTAATCTCAAAAGACAGACCAACAAGAACCGGGTGCAGTCGGGCCCACGCACGCCCAACCCCTATGCCTCGGACAACAGCAGCCTCATGTTTCCCATCCTGGTGGCCTTCGGAGTCTTCATTCCAACCCTCTTCTGCCTCTGCCGGTTGTGA